The Sesamum indicum cultivar Zhongzhi No. 13 linkage group LG2, S_indicum_v1.0, whole genome shotgun sequence genome contains a region encoding:
- the LOC105156070 gene encoding RING-H2 finger protein ATL16: MGILYHAIRIPKAITITFFLNILAHARFLFIGLLTHLGLFKPPPEENPNSRHNSNNYILILDPSSPSLVPIPVHVVTAAIKNRVPIVRYRDFLLRREGEEEREEKGSCGQTTCSICLECVQGSDEIRELCNCRHLFHRECLDTWIDQGEVNCPLCRSMLLPPKLSLFRCNENGDGVLGSNNST; this comes from the coding sequence ATGGGCATCCTCTACCACGCGATCAGAATCCCCAAAGCCATCACCATAACCTTCTTCCTCAACATTCTCGCTCACGCCAGATTCCTCTTCATAGGCTTGCTCACGCATCTGGGTCTCTTCAAGCCGCCCCCCGAAGAAAACCCTAATTCCCGACACAACTCCAACAACTACATTCTCATACTCGACCCCTCCTCCCCTTCTCTCGTCCCCATTCCGGTTCACGTCGTCACCGCCGCCATCAAGAACAGAGTCCCCATTGTTCGGTACCGCGATTTTCTCCTCCGCCGTGAAGGGGAAGAGGAGAGGGAAGAAAAGGGGTCGTGTGGGCAAACGACGTGCAGTATTTGCTTGGAGTGTGTACAAGGGAGCGATGAGATCAGAGAGCTCTGCAACTGTAGACATTTGTTCCATAGGGAGTGTTTGGATACTTGGATTGATCAGGGAGAGGTGAATTGCCCCTTGTGTAGGTCCATGTTGTTGCCTCCCAAACTCAGTCTTTTCAGATGTAATGAGAATGGAGATGGGGTTCTTGGAAGTAATAATAGTACTTGA
- the LOC105156071 gene encoding 50S ribosomal protein L11, chloroplastic, producing the protein MASASSLYVYNSGISVKKINGENEAKLPSTSLFLGSSLNLSSNPSTTLRFLNKNRALPISSTPRPLTVISMAPPKPGGKPRKVVGVVKLALEAGKATPAPPVGPALGAKGVNIAAFCKDYNARTADKAGYIIPVEITVYDDRSFTFILKTPPASVLLLKAAGVEKGSKDPQQEKVGKITIDQLRTIAQEKLPDLNCSTLESAMRIIAGTAANMGIDIDPPVLERKKKELV; encoded by the exons ATGGCTTCTGCTTCGTCTCTCTATGTTTATAACTCTGGGATTTCTGTGAAGAAGATTAACGGTGAGAATGAGGCAAAATTGCCGTCTACTTCCCTGTTTTTGGGTTCATCTCTCAATTTATCCTCAAACCCAAGTACCACTCTGCGGTTCTTGAACAAGAATCGGGCGCTGCCCATTTCATCCACTCCACGCCCGCTTACCGTGATCTCCATGGCTCCCCCTAAGCCTGGTGGAAAACCTAGAAAAG TGGTTGGGGTGGTGAAGTTGGCGCTGGAGGCAGGGAAGGCGACCCCCGCTCCGCCCGTTGGGCCGGCATTGGGTGCGAAGGGTGTGAATATAGCGGCATTTTGTAAGGACTACAATGCTCGGACTGCTGATAAGGCCGGTTATATCATTCCCGTCGAGATTACGGTTTACGAC GATAGGAGCTTCACTTTTATCTTGAAGACTCCGCCTGCTTCGGTTTTGTTGCTTAAAGCTGCTG GCGTGGAGAAAGGTTCAAAAGACCCTCAGCAAGAGAAAGTCGGGAAGATCACAATCGACCAGCTGCGCACGATTGCACAGGAAAAGTTGCCCGATCTGAATTGTTCAACTCTGGAGTCGGCCATGAGAATTATAGCAGGCACAGCGGCAAATATGGGAATCGACATTGACCCTCCTGTACTTGAACGAAAAAAGAAGGAACTTGTGTAG
- the LOC105156075 gene encoding metal tolerance protein 1, producing MEQNIEHGHVIEVCADVPTTETGSSGSKVCEGATCGFSDAKTTSKDAKERSASMKKLLIAVVLCIIFMTVEVAGGIKANSLAILTDAAHLLSDVAAFAISLFSLWAAGWEANPRQSYGFFRIEILGALVSIQLIWLLAGILVYEAILRLINDAGEVKGFLMFLVSAFGLLVNIIMALLLGHDHGHGHSHNHGHRHAHDHGHNHGHHGHEDHDHGSEDEHMHCHGVTVTRHHHVEQGHDEYHHIHDEDPSQPLLSRSSEGENKSKGGQKKKKLRNINVQGAYLHVLGDSIQSIGVMIGGAIIWYKPEWKIIDLICTLIFSAIVLGTTIRMLRNILEVLMESTPREIDATMLEKGLCEMEEVVAVHELHIWAITVGKVLLACHVKVKPEADTDMVLDKVIDYIKREYNISHVTIQIEREQMP from the coding sequence ATGGAGCAAAATATAGAGCATGGGCATGTCATTGAGGTCTGTGCTGATGTACCAACTACAGAGACGGGCTCTAGTGGAAGCAAGGTATGCGAGGGTGCAACATGTGGATTCTCTGATGCAAAGACCACTTCTAAGGACGCAAAAGAACGTTCAGCTTCCATGAAGAAACTTTTGATTGCAGTTGTACTGTGCATCATTTTTATGACTGTGGAAGTTGCTGGAGGAATCAAAGCCAATAGTCTCGCAATATTGACTGATGCAGCTCATTTGCTATCAGATGTTGCCGCCTTTgctatttctttgttttcattgTGGGCTGCAGGGTGGGAAGCTAACCCACGTCAGTCTTATGGATTTTTTAGGATAGAGATACTGGGGGCGCTGGtctcaattcaattaatatggCTTCTTGCTGGAATCCTTGTCTATGAAGCCATTCTTCGACTTATAAATGATGCAGGAGAAGTTAAAGGCTTTTTGATGTTTTTGGTTTCTGCTTTTGGGTTGTTGGTGAATATTATCATGGCTCTCTTGCTCGGTCATGATCACGGGCATGGCCACTCCCATAATCATGGACATCGCCACGCTCATGATCATGGGCACAACCATGGGCATCATGGACATGAGGATCATGATCATGGTTCTGAGGACGAACACATGCACTGCCATGGAGTGACAGTCACTAGGCATCATCATGTTGAACAAGGACACGACGAGTATCATCATATCCATGATGAAGACCCTAGTCAGCCTTTGCTTAGCAGATCTAGTGAGGGTGAGAATAAGTCGAAAGGTGgacagaaaaagaagaagctACGAAATATAAATGTTCAGGGGGCTTACCTTCATGTCCTTGGAGATTCCATACAGAGTATTGGGGTTATGATTGGTGGAGCTATTATCTGGTATAAACCAGAGTGGAAAATCATTGATCTTATTTGCACCCTCATTTTCTCCGCAATTGTCTTGGGTACCACAATTAGGATGCTGCGGAACATTCTTGAGGTTCTTATGGAGAGCACTCCCAGAGAGATTGATGCAACAATGCTTGAAAAGGGTCTTTGTGAGATGGAGGAGGTTGTTGCAGTTCATGAATTGCATATATGGGCAATTACAGTTGGGAAAGTCTTATTAGCTTGCCACGTTAAAGTCAAGCCTGAAGCTGATACTGACATGGTGCTGGATAAGGTCATCGACTACATCAAGAGGGAATACAACATCAGTCACGTCACAATCCAGATAGAAAGAGAACAGATGCCATGA
- the LOC105156074 gene encoding caffeic acid 3-O-methyltransferase gives MNPTENSIETSSNEEDDHRQYAMQLVNASVLPMVLKACFELNLLEIIGGAGPNARLSASQIASQVPCLNPFLLDRMLGLLASYSILMCSVVDAGNHSHKVNQVERLYSLAPVSKYFIRNANGVSLASMFQANQDKIMMDMWYHMKDAVIEGGLPFNKAYGMNASAYIVKNPSYLQLFRASMSDYNTMFMEKVLETYKGFEGLKSIVDVGGGDASILNAILSKYPTIKGINFDIPAVIENAATYPRIEHVAGDMFISIPNGDAIFLKWMLHSWDDEHCVRILKNCYAALPDHGKVMVVELVVPESPESTVDVRSKLQFDLILMNMNPGGKERTEREFKTLAEAAGFSNIEVKCSVYSFSLMEFYK, from the exons ATGAATCCCACAGAAAACTCCATCGAGACTTCTTCCAATGAAGAGGATGATCATCGCCAGTACGCGATGCAGCTAGTGAATGCCTCGGTTCTGCCCATGGTGCTGAAAGCATGCTTTGAACTCAACTTGCTTGAGATCATTGGTGGAGCAGGCCCAAATGCCCGCCTCTCTGCTTCTCAAATAGCATCTCAGGTTCCTTGCCTCAACCCGTTTTTGCTCGACAGAATGCTTGGCCTTCTAGCTAGCTATTCCATTCTCATGTGCTCAGTTGTGGACGCTGGAAATCATAGCCATAAGGTCAATCAGGTCGAAAGGCTCTACTCTTTGGCTCCCgtctcaaaatatttcatcCGCAACGCTAATGGAGTCTCGTTGGCCTCCATGTTTCAAGCAAACCAGGACAAGATTATGATGGATATGTGGTATCACATGAAAGATGCAGTTATAGAGGGCGGGCTACCGTTTAACAAGGCCTATGGAATGAATGCTAGTGCGTACATAGTGAAGAATCCAAGTTATCTCCAGCTGTTCAGAGCCTCGATGAGTGATTATAACACCATGTTTATGGAGAAAGTATTGGAGACTTACAAAGGGTTTGAAGGCCTGAAATCCATCGTGGATGTGGGCGGTGGTGATGCTAGCATTCTGAACGCAATACTCAGCAAGTATCCAACCATCAAAGGCATTAACTTTGACATACCTGCTGTCATAGAAAACGCAGCTACTTATCCAC GTATAGAGCATGTTGCAGGAGATATGTTCATAAGCATTCCGAACGGAGACGCAATCTTTCTCAAG TGGATGCTTCATTCTTGGGACGACGAGCATTGCGTGAGGATACTGAAAAATTGCTATGCAGCATTACCGGACCATGGGAAAGTAATGGTAGTAGAGCTGGTTGTTCCGGAATCCCCTGAAAGTACAGTTGATGTTAGAAGTAAACTACAGTTTGATTTGATCCTGATGAACATGAATCCTGGAGGAAAAGAAAGGACAGAGAGAGAATTCAAGACTCTGGCAGAAGCAGCCGGATTCTCAAATATAGAAGTAAAATGTTCTGTCTACAGCTTTTCCTTAATGGAGTTCTACAAATAG
- the LOC105156073 gene encoding soluble inorganic pyrophosphatase PPA1, whose amino-acid sequence MSEENGVSSAPKRAPRLNERILSSLSRRSVAAHPWHDLEIGPGAPRIINVVIEIPKGSKVKYELDKKTGLIKVDRVLYSSVVYPHNYGFIPRTLCEDNDPMDVLVIMQEPVLPGCFLRARAIGLMPMIDQGEKDDKIIAVCADDPEYRHFTDISQLPPHRLAEIRRFFEDYKKNENKEVAVDEFLPSDTAVDAIQHSMDLYAEYILHSLRK is encoded by the exons ATGAGCGAAGAAAATGGAGTATCCTCAGCTCCAAAGCGTGCTCCACGCTTAAACGAGAGGATCCTCTCATCTTTGTCTAGGAGATCCGTTGCCGCTCATCCTTGGCATGATCTTGAGATTG GACCTGGAGCCCCCCGAATCATCAACGTT GTGATTGAGATACCCAAAGGCAGTAAAGTGAAATACGAACTTGACAAGAAAACCGGTCTTATCAAG GTTGATCGTGTGTTGTATTCATCGGTCGTCTATCCTCACAATTACGGTTTCATTCCTCGGACTCTATGCGAAGATAACGACCCGATGGACGTGTTAGTCATTATGCAG GAACCTGTCCTTCCTGGTTGTTTTCTTCGAGCCAGAGCCATAGGCCTGATGCCGATGATTGATCAG GGGGAAAAAGATGATAAGATCATTGCGGTATGTGCTGACGACCCAGAGTATCGCCACTTCACTGATATCAGCCAGCTCCCACCTCATCGTCTAGCTGAAATCCGCCGCTTCTTTGAAGATT ACAAGAAGAACGAGAACAAAGAGGTCGCAGTAGACGAGTTCTTGCCTTCCGATACTGCCGTGGACGCCATTCAGCACTCCAT GGACCTTTATGCCGAGTACATCCTGCACTCTTTGAGGAAGTAA
- the LOC105156076 gene encoding mitochondrial import inner membrane translocase subunit Tim13, translated as MDSFSSPSSGSPSKFSADELMDQLKLQLAQAYAEEFLETVRGKCFDKCITKPGSSLSGSESSCISRCVERYIEATGIIGRALFNQR; from the exons ATGGATTCATTCTCCTCACCCTCGAGTGGATCTCCTTCGAAATTCTCAGCGGACGAATTGATGGACCAGCTTAAACTTCAGCTTGCTCAGGCTTATGCTGAAGAGTTTCTCGAG ACTGTTAGAGGAAAGTGCTTTGACAAGTGCATCACTAAACCTGGCAGTAGTCTGAGTGGGAGCGAGAGCAGTTGCATCTCCAGGTGTGTGGAACGATACATTGAGGCCACAGGTATCATTGGCAGGGCCCTCTTTAACCAACGCTGA